A window from Malacoplasma iowae encodes these proteins:
- the lepA gene encoding translation elongation factor 4, which yields MDKKYIRNFSIIAHIDHGKSTISDRIIELTNGVSKREMKDQILDSMDIERERGITIKLNAVQLNYLAKDNQEYVFHLIDTPGHVDFTYEVSRSLAACEGALLIVDAAQGIEAQTLSNVYLALENNLEIIPVINKIDLPTANIEKVKNEIEDVIGLDCSTAPLVSAKTGLNIIDILEAIVKLIPPPLDSDADKPLQALVFDSYYDAYRGAVCLVRIKNGTVKVGDTIQFMSNKENFVVTEVGVNTPKVKIKDELVAGEVGWIAASIKTIKSVNVGDTITNAKNPSNEPLPGYKKILPMVYCGLYPIDTAQYEPFKEALEKISLSDSSLTYEYETSQALGFGIRCGFLGLLHMDVIRERIEREFNISLVATTPSVVYKILMNDGSIVDIDSANKLPDKTHYKEIREPYAKVEIIVPETYLGNIMDLCQKSRGEYISLDNIDLTRRKVVYHIPLAEIMYSFFDRLKSVSKGYATLDYEILDYRKQDLVKVDILLNGNKVDALSSIMHRDFAADRSRKICLKLKDHIPKHQFEVPIQAAIGGKIIARETIKAMRKNVLAKCYGGDISRKKKLLEQQKEGKKKLKAIGSVSVPHDTFVKILSDD from the coding sequence ATGGATAAAAAATATATTAGAAATTTTAGTATTATTGCTCACATAGATCATGGAAAATCAACGATATCTGATCGTATTATAGAATTGACTAATGGTGTAAGTAAAAGAGAAATGAAAGATCAAATTCTTGATTCAATGGATATTGAAAGAGAACGTGGTATTACCATTAAATTAAATGCTGTTCAGTTAAATTACCTTGCAAAAGATAATCAAGAATATGTTTTTCATTTAATAGATACTCCTGGTCATGTTGACTTTACTTATGAGGTTTCAAGAAGTTTGGCTGCTTGTGAAGGTGCTTTATTAATTGTTGATGCAGCACAAGGGATTGAAGCCCAAACACTTTCAAATGTTTATCTAGCTTTAGAAAATAATTTAGAAATCATTCCAGTTATAAACAAAATAGATTTGCCTACAGCAAACATAGAAAAAGTCAAAAATGAAATTGAAGATGTAATTGGATTGGATTGTTCAACTGCCCCTTTGGTTTCAGCAAAAACTGGTCTTAACATTATAGATATTTTAGAAGCAATTGTTAAACTTATTCCCCCACCACTTGATTCTGATGCAGACAAACCATTACAAGCTTTAGTGTTTGATTCTTATTATGATGCATATAGAGGTGCTGTTTGTTTGGTTAGAATAAAAAATGGTACTGTAAAAGTTGGAGATACAATCCAATTCATGTCAAATAAAGAAAATTTTGTTGTTACTGAAGTCGGTGTTAACACTCCAAAAGTAAAAATTAAAGATGAACTTGTTGCAGGAGAAGTTGGCTGAATTGCCGCTTCAATTAAAACAATAAAATCTGTTAATGTTGGTGACACAATTACAAATGCTAAAAACCCATCAAATGAGCCACTACCAGGTTATAAAAAGATTTTACCTATGGTTTATTGTGGATTATATCCAATTGATACAGCCCAATATGAACCATTTAAAGAAGCATTAGAAAAAATATCTTTATCTGATTCATCTTTAACATATGAATATGAAACATCTCAAGCTTTAGGCTTTGGAATACGTTGTGGTTTTTTGGGTTTATTGCATATGGATGTTATTAGAGAAAGAATTGAAAGAGAATTTAATATTTCTTTAGTAGCAACAACACCATCGGTAGTTTACAAAATTCTTATGAATGATGGGAGTATTGTTGATATAGATTCTGCAAACAAATTACCAGATAAAACTCATTATAAAGAAATTAGAGAACCATATGCAAAAGTTGAAATAATAGTTCCAGAAACTTATCTTGGAAACATTATGGATCTTTGCCAAAAATCTAGGGGTGAATACATTTCTTTAGATAACATTGATTTGACAAGAAGGAAAGTTGTATACCACATTCCACTTGCTGAAATTATGTATAGTTTCTTTGATAGATTAAAATCAGTTTCAAAGGGTTATGCAACATTAGATTATGAAATCCTTGATTATAGAAAACAAGATTTGGTTAAAGTTGATATTCTTTTAAACGGAAATAAAGTAGATGCCCTTTCATCGATTATGCATAGAGATTTTGCAGCTGATAGATCTAGAAAAATTTGTTTAAAATTAAAAGACCATATTCCAAAACATCAATTTGAAGTTCCAATTCAAGCTGCAATTGGTGGAAAAATAATTGCTAGAGAAACAATAAAAGCAATGAGAAAAAATGTTTTGGCCAAATGTTATGGTGGAGATATATCAAGAAAAAAGAAATTGCTAGAACAACAAAAAGAGGGAAAAAAGAAACTAAAAGCTATTGGAAGTGTGAGTGTTCCACATGATACTTTTGTGAAAATATTAAGCGATGATTAG